In the genome of Jatrophihabitans sp., the window CAGGCCGCGTCGGCCGGACGCAGCCCCGACCAGCCGTCGGCCCGGGCCGCCCAGGCCGCCAGCACCCCGGCGACCGCGGTGGCGTTCACCAGCTCGCCGGCCAGCGCCATCCGAACCAGCTCATCGAGAGGACGGCGCTCGACGGTCATGCTGATCTCTTCGTGCTCGGGGGCGAACCTGTCCTGCTCGGCGATGTCGGTCAGCCCCCGGGCCAGGTACACCCGGATCGCCTCGTCGCTCATTCCCGAGGAGTTATACATGTCCAGCAGGACTTCCCAGGTCCCGGCCGCCAGCGACGCCTCCTCGAACAGCTCCCGGCGGGCGCCGGTCAGCGCCGGCTCGCCGTCGACGTCGAGCAGCCCGGCCGGCAGCTCCAGCAGCTCGTGGCCGACCGCATGCCGGTACTGACGGACCATCACGACGTTGTCAGCCGCGTCCAGCGCCAGGATCGCCACCGCCCCGGGGTGGGTGATGACGTCCCGGTCGGCCACCGAGCCGTCCGGCATCCGCACCGCGTCGGTGCGCACGTCGAACACCGCGCCGGCAAAACGCCGCTCGGAGGACACCACCTCGAAGCGATGCTGGTCCCCGGTCATCCGGCGGCCGGGCCGGACGTCGCGAGCTCCGCGGCGGTCTCGGCGACCTCGGGGATCTCCACCGGAAGCCGTTCCTGGTCGTTGTACTCCAGGGCGGCGGCCACGAAGGCCGAGAACAGCGGATGCGGCCTGGTCGGCCGTGACTTCAGCTCCGGGTGGGCCTGGGTGGCGACGAAGAACGGGTGCACCTCACGCGGCAGCTCCACGAACTCCACCAACCGGCCGTCCGGCGAAGTCCCGGAGATGACCAGCCCCGACGCCGCCAGAACCTCGCGGTAGTCGTTGTTGACCTCGTAGCGGTGCCGGTGCCGCTCGGTCACCGACGTGGCGCCATAGGCCATCGCCACGATAGAGCCCGGGACCAGCTCGGCGGGGTAGCTGCCCAGCCGCATGGTGCCGCCCAGGTCGGCGTTGCCGGCCACCGCCTCGACCTGATCGGCCATGGTGGCGATCACCGGATCGGTGGCTTCGGGCGCGAACTCGGCAGAGTTGGCGCCCGGCAGCCCGGCGACGTGCCGGGCCACCTCGATGGTCATGCACTGCAGTCCCAGGCACAGCCCCAGCGTCGGCACTCCTCGCTCACGGGCATGCCTGATCGCTCCGAGCTTGCCCTCGATGCCCCGGATCCCGAAACCGCCGGGAATGACCACCCCGTCCACCCCCGCCAGTTGCGCGGCCGCGCCGGCCGGGGTCTCGCAGAGGTCGGAGGCGACCCAGCGCAGGGACACCCTCGCCCGGTGGGCGAAGCCGCCGGCGCGCAGCGCCTCGGTGACCGACAG includes:
- a CDS encoding NUDIX hydrolase; translated protein: MTGDQHRFEVVSSERRFAGAVFDVRTDAVRMPDGSVADRDVITHPGAVAILALDAADNVVMVRQYRHAVGHELLELPAGLLDVDGEPALTGARRELFEEASLAAGTWEVLLDMYNSSGMSDEAIRVYLARGLTDIAEQDRFAPEHEEISMTVERRPLDELVRMALAGELVNATAVAGVLAAWAARADGWSGLRPADAA